GGCCTTTCTCTACTATGGGTTGGCCAGAAGAAACAGAAGATTTAAGATATTTCTATCCGACAGATGTACTTGTTACGGGATATGACATAATTTTCTTCTGGGTTGCAAGAATGATTTTTATGAGTTTGGAATTTATGAAAGAAGTACCATTTAAGCATGTTTTGATACATGGTTTAGTCAGGGATGCTCAAGGTAGAAAAATGAGCAAATCTCTTGGCAATGGAATAGACCCGTTAGAGGTTATTGAAAAGTATGGAGCAGACACTTTAAGGTTTACATTAGTCATAGGAAATGCTCCAGGAAACGATATGAGGTTTAGTCAAGATAAAGTTGAACTCAGCAGAAACTTTGCAAATAAATTGTGGAACGCTTCAAGATATGTGTTGCTGAATTTAACTGATAATGATACTAATCTTTATACAGAGGGGTTAACTATTGCTGATAAGTGGATTTTGACAAGGTATAACAATATAGTAAAAGAAGTGACAGAGAATTTAGAAAAATTTGAGTTAGGAATAGCTGCGACAAAACTTTATGACTTTGTGTGGAGCGAATTTTGCGATTGGTATATAGAACTTAGTAAACCTGTGTTATACAGTGATAACCTTGAAGCTAAAAAGGTTACAAAGTCTGTTTTAAGATATGTGCTTGATAATACTTTGAGGCTTTTGCACCCCTTTATGCCTTTTATAACTGAAGAAATATGGCAGAATTTACCTCATGAGGGCGAGAGCATAATGATTGCTGAATGGCCGAAATACAAAGAAGAACTGGATTTCACTGAAGAAGCGAAAAATGCTGAGATTATAATGGAAGCTATTAGGACCATTAGAAATTTAAGAGCAGAAGCAAATGTTTCCCCTTCTAAAAAAGCAAAAGTTATTGTGACTGTTGAAAATGAAAATTATGTAAAGATGTTTGAAGTGGGTACAAATTATATAATGAAACTTGCAGGTGCTAGCGAAGTTGTAATTGAAACAGATAAAAGTAAAATTCCTCATAAAGCTTTGAGTGGAGCAATAGAAGGAGGATTGGTGGTACTTCCACTTGAAGATTTAATAGACTTAGAAGAAGAGATAAAGAGGCTTAATGAAGAAAGACAAAAAGTGATAAGCGAAATTGAAAGAGCACAAGGGCTTTTAAATAATGAAAATTTCGTTAAAAAAGCGCCAGAAAAAGTAGTCAGTGCTGAAAGAGAGAAATTAGAAAAATATACTACGATGCTTAAAAACATAGAGGAAAGACTTAAGTTATTAAAGAGTTAACCTCTAGGGGGATTTGTATGTTATCTTTGTTTAAAAGGCCCAAAAAAGAGTCTCAACTGGTTATAAGAGAGGCTAAGGTAAAAGATGCGAGGGGGATAATAAAGCTTTTAAACAGTGTTGGAAGAGAAAAATTGTATATGGTGTCAGAGACATTTAATTGGTCTGAGGAGGAAGAAAAACAGCTTATTAAAAATTTAGACCGCAACAAAGATTTGATCCTAGTGGCAGACTACGGTGGTGAAATCGTAGGCTGCCTTACTCTCTTTCGTTATTATGGAGGAAGGTCTCCTAAAGTACAACATGTAGGAGAAATAGGTATAAGTATAGACGCTCGATTTAGGAATATAGGAATCGGAACAAAGTTGTTTACGGAAGCTATTAATTGGGCAAAAAGCAAAGGCTATGAAAAACTTTGCCTCAGTGTTTTTAGTACCAATGAAGTAGCAATACACCTTTATAAGAAATTTGGTTTTGAAGAAGAGGGTAGAAGAAAAAAACAGTTTAAAATTGGTGATGAATACGTAGATGAGGTTTTGATGGGATTGTTTTTGTAAAATCCGTTTATATGGGAGATGGGCTTAAATGAACTATGAAGAAGCAATTAGCTACATACATGGTACATACAAATTTGGCATAAAGTTGGGATTAGAAAATATAAGAAGATTATTAAATTATATGGGGAATCCTCAAAAAAACCTTAAAATTATCCACGTTGCTGGTACAAATGGAAAAGGCTCTACATCAGCTTTTATAAGCAACATTTTGCAGCAGGCTGGATATAAAGTAGCTTTATATACTTCTCCCTACCTCGAAGAATTTGAAGAGAGAATGAGAATAAATGGAGAAAATATTTCCAAGGAAAAGTTGATTTATTATGTTGAATATATAAAGCCTATAATATCTCGTATGGTGGAGGAAGGATACAATCATCCGACGGAATTTGAAGTGGTAACTGCAATTGCTTTTAAATATTTTTATGATGAAAAAGTGGATTTTGTAGTTTTAGAGGTAGGACTTGGAGGTAGATTTGACGCAACAAATGCTATTGATTTTTCATTAGTTTCTGTTATAACCACTATTGATTATGACCATACAGACAGATTGGGACATACTTTAGGAGAGATTGCATATGAAAAGGCAGGCATTATCAAGCGAAATGGAGTGGTGGTAAGTTTTTATCAACAGCCAGAAGCATTGAAAGTCATCATAGAAGCATGTGAGGTAAGAAATGCTTATTTGACTGTACTTGAAAAAAGTAACGTAATTATAAAAGAACAAAACCCTGATTTTCAGATTTTTGACTACAAAAAATACAAGGACTTAAAAATTACTTTATTGGGAGAACATCAGATTTACAATGCTGCTTTGGCGATTGAGAGCGTAGAAAAATTGAAAATGTATGGATACGAAATCACAGAAAAAGATATAAGGGAAGGGCTTTACAGGGCAAAATGGCCTGGAAGATTGGAAGTAATGAGAAAAAAACCCTACGTAGTAATAGACGGTGCTCACAATCCTCAAGGAATGACTGTTTTGAAAGAGTCTCTAAAATTATTTAAATATGATAAATTGATTTTAGTAATTGGAATGCTTAAAGACAAAGATACACAGAAGATGTTGGATATAATTGTGCCAGAGGCAGATATTATAATAACAACCACCCCAATAAGTGAAAGAGCTTATAAGGCAAGTGAACTTGCAGAGCGGATAGAAAAAGAAAAAGTGATTGCGATTGAAAATATTGAAGAAGCGGTAAAATACGCCCTGGATATAGCTAAGGAAGAGGATATGGTACTTTTTTGTGGTTCATTGTACATGATTGGTTATGTGAGGCCTATGCTTAAAAAGGTAATAATTAAGACATATTTTTAATATAATGTAAGGTGTAAAGGCCGTAATGAGAAGGTGGTTGTTATGGAAATGACAGGGACTGCGTTGTTACGGGAGATAGATAAAGCACTAAAGGCGATGAAAGAAGCAGAAAGAAATTTAGAAATGCTGGAAAATGACAACTACCTTAAGATAAAGTTAGCAAGGCTAAAGTACGATTTTGCAAGACAAGAATATTTGAGACTCTTAAGGATTGCTAAAGAACAAAAAATCAAATATAACATGAATGAATTGATGGAAAAAATAATAGACGTATGATAAAAGCGGTCTTTCGACCGCCTGATTTATTGTTCAGGTATTTTAATTTCTTCTTGAAAATCGCACTTAAAATCTTTATAGGTCACACAAAAACTGTTGCAATTATGGATACATGTAATTGCATTACATTTCTTCAACGTTCTAATTGGTGCATTTACTGGTTTTGAAGAGCGCATAAATTCTAACTCCAAATAAGTCATATCAATCGCCCTTTCCAATTTGATAGTTTTATTATACACTTAATTCATTTATCTGTCAATTGCAATTATAAAATTTAGAAATTCATTTTAGAGCCAAATTTCTCAGAAAGTTTGCTACTAATAAGTGTTTTTTGAAAAAAATAATTAAATAGTTTTGAGTTTGGGTAGGGCTATAACTTTATTTTGTTTATTGAAAAAAGGAAAGGAGTATGATAAAATGAATAATGTGTCGGGGCATGGCGCAGCGGTAGCGCGCGCGGTTCGGGACCGTGAGGTCGCAGGTTCAAATCCTGTTGCCCCGACCATTATTACAGCCATGCGGGTTTTAAGACTTATCAACAGGCT
The sequence above is a segment of the Thermoanaerobacter ethanolicus JW 200 genome. Coding sequences within it:
- a CDS encoding GNAT family N-acetyltransferase → MLSLFKRPKKESQLVIREAKVKDARGIIKLLNSVGREKLYMVSETFNWSEEEEKQLIKNLDRNKDLILVADYGGEIVGCLTLFRYYGGRSPKVQHVGEIGISIDARFRNIGIGTKLFTEAINWAKSKGYEKLCLSVFSTNEVAIHLYKKFGFEEEGRRKKQFKIGDEYVDEVLMGLFL
- a CDS encoding bifunctional folylpolyglutamate synthase/dihydrofolate synthase, with amino-acid sequence MNYEEAISYIHGTYKFGIKLGLENIRRLLNYMGNPQKNLKIIHVAGTNGKGSTSAFISNILQQAGYKVALYTSPYLEEFEERMRINGENISKEKLIYYVEYIKPIISRMVEEGYNHPTEFEVVTAIAFKYFYDEKVDFVVLEVGLGGRFDATNAIDFSLVSVITTIDYDHTDRLGHTLGEIAYEKAGIIKRNGVVVSFYQQPEALKVIIEACEVRNAYLTVLEKSNVIIKEQNPDFQIFDYKKYKDLKITLLGEHQIYNAALAIESVEKLKMYGYEITEKDIREGLYRAKWPGRLEVMRKKPYVVIDGAHNPQGMTVLKESLKLFKYDKLILVIGMLKDKDTQKMLDIIVPEADIIITTTPISERAYKASELAERIEKEKVIAIENIEEAVKYALDIAKEEDMVLFCGSLYMIGYVRPMLKKVIIKTYF